TTTCTCATCGCGCCAGCCTTGTGACACGCCTGGTATCTGCCAGGGCCCTTTTCTCCATAGAGAACTGCAATTTTGGAATGCTGCAAGATCCAGTGATTCGAGACCAACTGGTGTTTGGCACGAAAGACCTATGCTATTCTCGCTGCGCAGCAGCAGTTTTCACGTGTGCTGAGTCACGCCATGTCGTCCGCGCTTATGGTTGGAACAGCGTGTGAGTAGCTCGAGCGCAATGCTTAAACCTAAGCTGCTGTGGTCGCCAGCCTAGATCCATGCCATCGCTGGCCATTTTCAGATGTGAACGAAGGCGTGCGGCTTATAATACGGAAAGAAGTGTTAACTAATAGAAGCGGTACAGAATATAGTATAAATAAGAGAGCCAGATATAAATGAGGCTTCCAATTAAACCACTCTTCCGATTAAACCGGTCAAATTTCGAACACATGCGACATTTTGCGTTGCATTTATTTTAACGGGACGCATTTATTTTCTACCTGTTGTCTTGTCCAGAATCAATCCAGAAGCGCGCATCGTCTGCGACAATGTTAGATGTAAAGTGGATATGTTCTTTCTCCGCTGGAGAACAGTGGCGCGGTCTATGACTGTTGCgtcaaaaaattcaccgacgattacggcacttcctaatgcgaaatttgagcgcagctctgtatGTGTTTTCGtttcgcgtgtcaatattttgtattataATTATATAGGTACACGGCTTATATTGGGAAGAAAATGATGTGAGTAGCGGGACTGGCGCGGCCAATGTGTCTCGTGTGGCACGCTGCAAATGgagagaagtgtggcgcgactgcttcgctaaaCAGGAGATCGAGAGAggcagcgcatgggtgacgcgtcgacgcgattcacagcagccgccgcagacagacctccgctcatgcagcgttttgtttccatatatggtatcggtggacgcgctcgccggcATGCGTTATCGATGACGTCATCGGTGAaaagacgacggcgcgctactttggcgccatctcgtagcggtcatcgccgcagagcccgtcttgcgcggcattacgcttttcttctcacgaacTTACTAatccaccgtggttgcttagtggatacggtgctgggctgctaagcacgagatcgcgggatcaagtCCCAGCCACgatggtcgcatttcgatgagagcgaaatgtgaaaacacccgtgtacttagatttaggtacacgttaaaaaaccacaggtggtccacattattccggagatacggcgtgcctcataatcagatcgtggtttttggttcgtaaaaccccataattatcaATTTTCTTCTCgtactttcgccataccctcctccttcattttcctcctcgcgctttcttcactatcaccgtctttcatcccccgctgcgctccgcgttcgctctttcacccttcgctatgctcgttcgctcggttaccgTGAAGGACGCCACCGACGCcgacggacgccgacgctcaatgcaggaacgggcacctaagagctgcgttcTAAAATTCGGGCACTTCTTGTTTCCCTGCAACGGTGAGAGACGGCGCCACAGTTCGTTTAACTGAGGTTTTTCTGTCCAACTTCGCCGCAGATTAACAAACAAACAGCGCGGGGCTTTGTAAGAAATTGGAACGCGGGCGAGAAAGTGGTTTGGCTGGAAGGGCCATTTATACATCCTTATTTGCGCAATATTTGAGAGGTGCGTGGGAGTGCGGTGAAACTGCTGCTTCTAAGCCACGCACTTGCTTGTTTGCATGTAGAAGCACGCTCACACGCGTACGAGCCCAAAATGCTTCCGTGGTGAAGAAGACGAGAACCAATGAAAAAAACTGACGAGAACGATGAAAGTAGCGAGCGATTGATAGAGTTTTCACCTCTTGTCAGCGGTGCGTGCCTGTGCGACTTAACATTTACGCCCGATTTCGCCTTGGCCAAAAAATATCATCGTCGGGCCcagcacgcccccccccccccccccccccccccttgctctgGCCAGTGGCCATGAATAGGTCGAGATGGCGAGTAGTCGTCGGGGGCGACGGAGAAACACCGCGTATGTTGCGTAGGTTGCAAACGACAAAGCGCGCCATGACATCTCCCATATTTCTTGACGCTTCATCGAGAAGTCGTGCTTTGCAACCCCTATACAACTCCGACACCATGCTTCCAGAAATGAAGGAGAAAGACTTGCACGCAAAAACATGCGTGGGCGCAAGAAGTTGAACGACGTCACGGCTATGCTATGTGCTAAAGGGATCAGCGCCAATGGTCCGGCGTACGTGATTCCCGGCGCGCTCCAAACTAAAGCTGCGTTGAGCCCCAATTGCGTTACAAGGACACGCGGAGACGACAGCCTTTTCGTGACTCGCTGTTGAGACAGAAGCAAATGCGATGCCCGCCGGCGGTAGCACGATGGCGATGGCTGTGAATGCTGCTTGGCGCGTCGCCTGTAGAAGGTGGAGCGCAAAAAGGAAATGCCAAGATCGGCCACGCGTTTTAAGGCGCTCTCGCATGGAAATTCTCGCTGTTTCTCTGTGTGCATCTCACCGCTATGCGAATTTGACAATGCGAAAGATTGAAACGACTTTCTTCACGATATCATCGCCATTACCTGATTATTATCGTTTCCTGAAAAAACATGTCTAAGCATCTCTTGAACCGGCAACACGTGGCCATAAGTTTGCATTGTTTCTGTGTTTCCTCCCTTACATAACTTCCCCTTGTGGAGCTTTTAATGAAATGaagtaaaatgaaatgaaatgaaagttcTAAACGGCAGTGTGGCGCATCGCGATGCCTTTTGGGAGTAAGACGTGTTCGTGACTGCATGTCGCCAGTTTACAGAAGCCGCGTGCTGCCTGTCCCGTCACAAGGACTCGTCACAGTGCCTATTCGCCGTCAAGCCATTGGTTTGAATAAACAGATGAGGTCTATATATAAAGGGAGGAAAAGGCCTTGATTCCAGAAATGGCTGTTCGACTCCACAGGTGAATTAGAATCACGTTGAACTTTCCTAAGCTATATATAAACTTTTTTCATAACGTTTTCGCTCGCAGGAATGCATATCTTTACCTATATAGTACACCAAATTCTATCGTCGTTGCAGTAGGAGCTCTCAAATCTAAAGTAAAAGCTTGTTAAACAGAAATAATTTGGTCTGCCGTTATAAAAGATACTTTTGAGTGATTGTCTCTCACTTCCAAAATTTATATTCGATAAATGAAATACGCCATACGAGAGTATTCTAAATGTTTCACGGCTAAACAATCTGAGTTAAGTATTTTACTGCTCTCACCACCACAATGCTGCGAGTTTCGCAAGGACAGAAAACATGCTGTTTCGAATTCGTAAACATTTTAGCCGTTTTCGGAAGTCTCCGGGTGGTTCGTTGCGCTGGCAATTACGTCTAAGAATAGAAGTGGAAGCTAGCAACAGCAGCCTGACCCACCGGCGCTATGCCAACTTCATTTCAGGTTCTTCGGACGCTCAGAGAGAAGTGCGGCGTGTAGCGCCCTCAGTACAGGGAACTTATTGCCGCACTCGCCACTGTGATCGTCATAGTCCAGGTCAAACACGGCCAGGCCTTTCGCGAGCTCCGTCGCAAAGCCGACGCTTCCTGGACCCAGCGAGGACATCCAGCCATGATCGCCGTCCCAGGCCACAAAGCACTCACTCACGTTATCGTGCCAGTGACGCCATGGCCGCTTGCAGATCTCGCGATACGGCACAACGCGAACGAATGTAGCCGGCGACCCGACGTCATGGAGGCTCCGGTTCTTTAGCTGGAACTTTAGGCCGCCGAAGGAGACGCCGATTACATAGCGTGGCGGCTGCAGTTTCTCTTCCACTGCACCCACGTTGGTCGACACATAGCCCACTGCGCCGTCCGCAACTGACGACAGCAGAGTTCTCGAGAGCTGGTAGATGAACTCGAGAGACGAGCCCTCGTGGACACTTCGGCGAGGGTGCGGACAGGTGGCGAAGGCCGGCCGTGGCTGCATGCCTCCGTAGCCCTGAGACGGCGGCGAGATGACCAGCATGTCCTTGGTGTTGGCGTAGATCTCGGTGTGGTAGTAGCGTACCTGCTGCCGCAGATCTCGCGGCAGAACCACCGCCACGGGCACGCCCCGGACGGCCATGATGAGGTCATGAACGCGGAACGCGTGCTTCAGCAGTTCTACGTCCTCCAGATAGACAGCCAGCCCGCCTACACCCAGCCGCTTCACTTCTTCCGAGAGCTCGGTGGCGAAACGCGCGGTGTTTTGCAGAGCCGCGTCCAAGTGGTGGACGAGCACGCGGTGGCCTCCCAGCGTCAAGTAAAGATGGCTCGCCGGCAGGAATTCGTGCCCCAAGACTTGCAGGAACAGCTTCAGGTTCTTGCTCACCACCACGTGGCCCTTGGCGCTCACGTCGACGCAGCAGAAGGCGACGTCGGTGCACAGCTGTACGGGAAAGTCATGCAGCGAGAATCCGGGAGAACGGATAGTGCTCCGATCATCGTAGAAGCAGAACagcagcgacggcgacgagcgggATTTTACTTCCACTACGGCGCCGACGCCTGCGTTATCACCCGCGATAGGGCCCAATACGTCGGTCCGTCTCTCGAGGTACACTGCGCTGCTATTCGTGAAACTTGGCATCTGCTTCCTTGTTAGGAGCACGTCCATTGTAAGCGCAGTGGGCATTGCGGTGGAAATCGCCATTGTTGAACGACCTGGAGTCGTCCTGGTAGATCGGCGCGAAAGCAGTACTTCTGATGGTGACGAACTCGACGTACCAGCATCGGGAACCCGCATGCGTTTCCGCGGGCTTTTCTCCAAGTCTTGTTCACTGTGCTTGTCATTATCTACAGACATAGTTGAGTCGGTTGCCCCTCTGTCGTAGTCTTCGTCTTGGACAAAAACAAGCGCGTCCTTTTCCAGTTCAGTGGTACCATTGTTCTTCCCGACGGCAACTTCGCCATCAGTAACACCGCCGGCTGCTACTACAGTCCTCCGAGGAAACATGGATACACTGCTTGACTTCTTTGCCGCACTCCTTTTCTTACCGCGCTTTCGGATGACGTCCTCCAACTTGTCTTCCGACAAGGACGCCGAGTGCTTGGGGTGGACGTGCGGATGGAGCGGTTCTGCCTGCGGAGGCGTGGGACCGTTTCTAAGTGGAGCCACGGGAACCGCGCTCGCCGCGTTAACCGCAGTGGTAGGGACCTCGTTAGCCACGTCATCCGTCGAGCCACGCTTAATGAACGTCAGCACTCCAAGAACGCCGCACACTCCCAGAAGCGAGAGAATCACGAGCGCAGCGCTGGCTGTTCCCTTGCTGAAATCTTTCGTCAAAACGTGGCTCCTGGCATAGATATTTCTGATAAAAGCAAGCGACGACTCTCCGCTCATCTTGAAATGGCTTCTAACGGCGACGAAACAGCGGCAGCCTGGTCGATGCGCGTTCTGAGCCGCCAACTTCTTCGAGAAAGGATAAAAATCGTCACGAGAACAGCGCGCTCCACGAGTGCACGCTTTGCGTGGAGCCGTGCACCTCATCGTCAACTTGTTTTGACAACGCTACTACGGTAAAATGTTCCGAAAGCATTCAGAGCTTGcgaaagagagaaaaacatttttttatatatattagAGTGCGGTATCATCCTCGTGGTGTGGTGCCCTCAGTTCACGGCCCAATTGGTTCGCCCCGCTCCGCGTGCAGGCTGGATGAGCCGTCGCTGCTCCCGTGTGTCTGAGCTCGTCAGCACAGCCTCCCAAGGGGTATTTGTGGGTATAGCAACCGGGCAGTAGGGCAGTAGCCCtctctgagaaaaaaaaactttgtcatTGAACGCACTGAAGATTACAACGCACTTTTTCTCAAAACATAACACAAGGCGCTATGTCTTCCGCCGTGGCTTCACGCTTATCAGGTAAAGAGGCACGCGGCAGACCAGCCTGTAATCATCCGTGCAAGCACTATATACATATCAGCGAGTAACTGCCTCGCAAATGTTGTGTGCTATGATGACCAATTATAATATTGTCACATACTCGCAGCGGGGAATGAAACAATGAGGCTTGAGCAAGCTGACGCAGTCTTCAATATATACTCACTCGAACTCTTCAGATTAATCTGCAAATCGTCTATAGTCGTGTCTCCTGTTGCATTGCCGGTCACTTCCTCCGTAGTCTTCGACTGCATTTATATGAAGAACTGAAACGTGTTGTCTACAAAGCGATCTTTGCCATAGTTCATGCTGTCAATAAGCCAGCAATTGAGATGGCAATGCCCATCTATTGTAGCCGGACTGGTATTTATTCCAACGGACATTCGACAGTCAGTAAACATACGTGAAGTACGAAGAACAGTTAGACTTTTCAGTCACTTGGTATTATTAAGATATATAATATACAAATAGAATATAACGTATATAACTTCGGTAATAATAGACCACGAGGTTTAACGTCGCAAAGTGGTACGTGCTGTAGTGAAGGGGCCCGGAATAAATTCGAGCACCTCGTGCTCATTCATTCAAAATCAAAATTCACGGTAATTTTTATGTTCCGCCCCCACCGGAATGCAATCGTCACTGCCTGTAATTGAACCTGCGACCTCACACTCAGCAGCAGAGTTCCATATATATCCGCTAAGCCACCAAAGAAGGtcggtgtgtggtgttgaaaaccAGTGAAAAGATAACACATGTCAGTCATAAATGATGCCGCTTTCTTTATCCGATTTCTCGCATGACGAAGTCGGTGCATCCGGAAGCGTCAGAAGGCCTCCGTCTCGTTCAAACGTGAGACTCTGGGCCAGGCAGGAAAAGGGAGGCGGCTCACTCTTCGTGCGGTTCGCAGGGTTCACTCTTCGTGCGGTTCGCGCATGATGGGGATGCGCGTGGACGGAGTTTTGCCGCCGTGGCGTTTGCTTCTTCTGGTGAACTCACGGAGTTCTGGAAGGCCTTCGAACGGGGCTGGCCCGACTGTCTGGGGAGCCAGGTAGGCACGAACCGTGGTTGGTCCTTCCCGCTTCATCTTTTTGAAGGGCAGATTGTGCTTTATGGGCAAGTCTTCGTCCTCGTCCAGCGGCCTCGGCCCCAGAGTGGCGTTCCCGCCCTTCCAGTCCACGGGCCAGGCTACCTCCGGCAACTCCCGCATCTCCTTGTACTTCGGCGGCGGTGACATGTCGCTTGTCTTCGCCGAGAACGGCGGTGAGCCCGGCGTGTTGCCCGACATCCAGCTGAGCTCTTCTTCGAAGTCGCCGTCCAGCGTCCTGAGTTGGCGGCCCTGTGTCGAGTGTAAACCGATGCAGAACTTCATTAGCCGCGTTTACTGGACAGTGCGACAGTGGCACATTGTGCCGCATTTCTAACGCATCGCATTCATGCGGCGGTAAGCGGTGGTAAGCGCCCTACCACACGCAGCTGGCATCTGATTGTGAAAAAAGCTACTATTATTTCTAAATAATAACCCTTTGGAACCACACCGCGTCATGCAATAAAGTTTTTGTCTCACTCCTCCACCAGAATCAGCACGCACCTGTAATACGCGTCTCGCGAGGGGAGACGCGCGAGTGACGCCCAGATCTGCGCATGCCAGATATCGGCGTACGCGCCTGTGATATTGGGGAAGGCAGATGAAAGTTGTGTGCCCACATCAAAAGCGCCTGCTCACTGACCCGTGATTAAAGTCTCACGGTCCAGTGAACCTGCAAATTTCTAGAATCTCCCGCTGTACACAGCTGCCCGTCGACACGATGGCCCAATAGCATATATCCTATTCACTATATTAAGTGACAGGTCAAGAATACAGTATCCTTCAAAGGAAGCATGTATACGTCGCCAGCAAATCAACTGGTTGGTCGTCTCTCTATCCTTTTTTATCCATGCCCCTGCCTTCACTTTCCTCTGCTAAAGAATATTTTTCGCATTCATCTACCGTTTCCTTGCCACGAAACCCCACGCCCTCCTGGAAGAGCTCTCCGTGCGTTAGGTGTGAGTGGTTTGAAAATGAATGAATCGCTCTATTCAGCCCTTTCTGGTACatctcgacagtggcgccacatattaaaacaacaaaaaaggggagggggggggggggatgtggtTGGCAATGAGGTACTTTGTACGCAAGGTCAGTGAAGTCCTATGCCTATTTTACTTGATGTGTGGGGAGTTGTATTCATCCATACACTTAGGTATTTTGGCTGTTCGTGCATGCGGTGTGTGTCCACGGGGTGATCATTGTTATTCAACAACTTGGGCGCCTCTACTTTGTGGCGGTGGTATTTGTAAGATAACTATTTCTTCATGCGCAGAAGGATAAATGGTAGGAGCATCACGCTTTAAGAGTAGCATCTCCTGCATTCCTGGCTTGTCACATTATAATCATAAGGCATTATCTCAAACTCTATTTGCATTTATTTCGCAGAACATATTTTCTTACTCGTGAAGAAAAGGAATGCCAAACGTTCCTTTATTGAATTATGCACTGAAACCTCGTCTTCGGTACATCAGCACGACGTAACGGATCTCAAAGCATTATCTCTTATATAGGCCATTTTCCACTCAAGTTGGCACGTTGTCGAAACTTGCCATGCTTTGCAGCATAGCAATTACGCGCCTGTCCAGCAAGACAGCCACGTGACCGACGCTCCCACGGATcgcactgcctccgggatcggccgacTGTACTCGGTGTAAAACCGACTGAGCAGACACATCAAACCCCGGGAAGAAGTCATAGGAAGCTTTACTTTTTTAAAGGAATTATGCATGCGTATATTTGTGGCCGTGAGGACATTCAGGTATCGTTTGTTGTTCCATTGTGTAATTCTGTGGAGAACAGAGCCGGTCAACGACACATCTATATGGGAAGAGCACAGATAGCTATGTGAGCCTATTCATTTTACGAGTGCTGTCCTGCTAGTGAGCTATTCGGCAAAATAGCGAACTCCAAAAGGGTTCGCAAAAGAAACTTCGCTTTATAAGTCTTGTTTATAATACGCCTTCTATATAACAATGCGTGGTACTGCCATTTAAGGCTTCTCATAAAAACTCAACGGAGACGACTGCGAACTCGATAGCGTTTTAGAACCCAATAGAGGTTCTCAATAAATAAAACATCTATTTCTGCAATGATAAGAGACTGGGATGCGTTATATCAAGACTAAGTAGCAGCGTATGCATTTTGTTTGACAGGTCTCATTTGGCTAAGCGTTGTCAGGCTATGCACAACTGCGTTTGCATACGTGCTCACTTTCATCCGCCATCTTCGCGACCTTCGTACGATCATAACCCTCGTTAAGGGCACCGTATATCGGAAGCACATACGGCTCATCTGGAatactttaaatttttttttctatttctctcaaGGGATGTTTCATTTGTTGTAGTGCTGCGAAGTATATAACCCCATAAGACATCATTTTCGATACGCTATCTTTGGCAAAAAACGTGGTAAATGTAGTGGTCGCCACATATGAGCTAAACAGTGGTGCCCTCTGGGGATGAGCTAGGTGGCGCGTGCTAAATAAAACAGTTGGCGTTTGGTTCTGAAGGAGTGTGGTTGTCGTCTCGCATGCTCCGCTCCGTCGTGACCTGCCAGCACGGCCTGTGACATGAACGCCACGCGACAGCAAAGAACCACTGTCGCAACTTCGCGCAATCCGTGCTGTCCTGCGCCTCGTGTTTGGGTGCGCGCCTGACTCCGGCAAGTGCACAAACCTCGTGTGCAGGGTCCCGGACTGGAGGTGTGATGTCGTCGTCCAGGTCGAGGATTCCCTCGACGAGCAGCCCTTGGCGGGCCTCGATGAACTGGTTGGTGGCGCCCAGGTAGACGACCAGGGGAAGCACCAGGGGCAGAAACACCACGACCAGGGACAACGAACCGGTGACCTACGGACTGGTGCAGGCCGGTCACCGCTTCCCCGCCTGCCTCTTCCTGCACCACAACCGGCCTACCCTCTCCCTGCTTCTCCTTGCCCGGACCTTCCAGCTCGTGGACGAAGTATGCGTCGAGCACAGAGCCCGCCGCCCGGGCCGGAGGTAGCACGGGACACGGGTAATCGTCCTCGGACAGCAACACCCAGGGCTCTGCCATGACCTCGGGCGCCTCTTCTCCGTTTATTCTTGATGAGGATGATTATTATAATTCCTTCATCacaatggcacaaacccactgcgCACAAACCTTCAACAAAATGGCACAAAAACCCGGTGGTATTACGGTGACAAGATATAAATGAAGATACGAAAGCAACCGATATGCTTAATAAAAGACAACCTTGCATATACAGAACTTAGAAAATCTTGATATTTAAGGTAAAGCAAATGACTGATTACCTCGGGATCACTTTCTCTGATTCTTCTTACTATTTCTTGTTACTGGGTTGATTTGTCAATCGATCCTACGTGAAATGGCCCAACCTTACTATACGGGGGCCTCTCCACGttcagattattattattattattattattattattattattattattattattattattattattattattattattattattattattattattattattattccagaTATTGGTACGTATATAATGTACTACTGTAGCACGTATACCCACAACGCAGAGTGGCCAAGAAGCGGCCGCTAGAACACTGAGGAAAGAGTCGAAAAATAGTTGTAATGTAATAACAAGAATCAAACCCATaaattattatttcttatttttaaataaatatttgCCTGTGGCGGAAGCCCACTACTGCTCCAGCTGCTATTGCTGCACTTTTCGGAAGTTTGCCTACAGGCATAATATAAAGGTACGTTCACAAGTGCACAAACATAACTGTTTCGCGCAGGAAACCTAATAAGAAACTGTAGAAGGATGCTCAATCTAGTGTTCGAGTCGTGAAGGCGTCCAGGGCGATGTCCTGTTGCGCAGAGGAGTCGAAGACGTGCTTAACGAAGTCCAGGACAAATTCAAAGCAAGTGCATCCCATTCACGCTTTCGGTAAGGGCGTTGCAGAACGGGGGTCATATGGGCCGCAGTATTGTTGCCATAAGACGGTCGCCAGGGGCGTATTATACCGACGCTTCGTcctacttaaaaaaaaagttggtgcTTCAGGGCAACAGAAAGGACAACAAAGGAGTACACAAAAATAACTTATCAAATTCAATGTTCTATTTGAAAAGGAGGCAGCGCAGGAAAGACACGGATGAAGACGAGATGACAAGGACGAGTGTTGAACTCCCAACAACATTTATTGGGAAGGATTCACGAATATGTATACGTGCTGTCCGAGCCAGCGGTTATCTGCGCATGCATAAATATGCCAGCTCTTCGTCTGAAAGCCTGATGGAGGACATGCTGACACATCCCT
This genomic stretch from Dermacentor silvarum isolate Dsil-2018 chromosome 2, BIME_Dsil_1.4, whole genome shotgun sequence harbors:
- the LOC125943246 gene encoding uncharacterized protein LOC125943246 codes for the protein MAEPWVLLSEDDYPCPVLPPARAAGSVLDAYFVHELEGPGKEKQGEGRPVVVQEEAGGEAVTGLHQSVGHRFVVPGRGVSAPGASPGRLPGRHQPVHRGPPRAARRGNPRPGRRHHTSSPGPCTRGPPTQDAGRRLRRRAQLDVGQHAGLTAVLGEDKRHVTAAEVQGDAGVAGGSLARGLEGRERHSGAEAAGRGRRLAHKAQSALQKDEAGRTNHGSCLPGSPDSRASPVRRPSRTP